A single genomic interval of Pochonia chlamydosporia 170 chromosome 7, whole genome shotgun sequence harbors:
- a CDS encoding fungal zn binuclear cluster domain-containing protein (similar to Togninia minima UCRPA7 XP_007913392.1) has protein sequence MASIWVNNTATSATDIVVLRSTSVHDDKNASSINEPIRRASSPFGGIPLKMLNLLTRSASPQFGYVSPTLHDDLRDSEKAQLFDHFCNVLSRLIVLREGGGNLFQQLIVPLSQHSQPVREATYALAGGHLEYRGQSVRHSSVYFYNRAIRSLRLSITRAPDTCNKEALTTIILLICYEALVQNGHSNMISQHLHGVMALLNSYRDTSDPTRRLLERAFVFYDVVTALSLGTVSVTSNLGRRSLQPLNPLSSQGNTAPGGSSDAFLSMTVSLWPIMHKLSSLHKFKSEVLKATCSNDNSKMLALQSELYKQAKEVEDALLGWYLQCGLEMFEPGQKKAPKPSVFSSALAYRHSALVFLYRTFLGHSRGHHLVQHHVSKSLEYCMATVTSNGPLGTLLWPLFIAAVDAENEEQRKFATDAFLEMDRRQGMQNIARAWCIVQEVWRRMNPRNMQTVNEKLGVGIQTENDWRTVRAEMGFELILA, from the exons ATGGCGAGCATCTGGGTTAACAACACCGCCACCTCGGCTACTGATATTGTTGTTCTTCGCTCCACCAGTGTCCACGACGACAAGAATGCGTCTTCCATCAACGAGCCCATTCGCCGCGCTTCCTCTCCTTTCGGAGGAATCCCTCTCAAAATGCTAAATTTGCTGACACGTTCTGCATCTCCCCAATTTGGCTACGTGTCACCTACACTCCACGACGACCTGCGCGACAGCGAGAAAGCACAGCTCTTCGACCACTTTTGTAACGTCTTATCACGTTTGATTGTTCTTCGAGAAGGCGGAGGCAACCTATTCCAGCAACTGATTGTACCACTCTCGCAGCACAGCCAACCTGTTCGAGAGGCTACATACGCGCTAGCTGGAGGTCATCTGGAATACCGAGGACAAAGTGTCCGGCACAGCTCCGTGTATTTCTACAATCGGGCGATCCGGTCATTAAGGCTATCAATAACTAGAGCTCCAGATACTTGCAACAAAGAAGCCTTAACTACAATTATACTTCTAATCTGCTACGAGGCG TTGGTTCAAAACGGCCATTCGAACATGATTTCCCAACACCTTCACGGTGTTATGGCTTTGCTTAACAGCTACCGCGATACATCAGATCCTACCAGAAGACTACTAGAGCGG GCTTTTGTTTTCTACGATGTCGTCACCGCGTTATCTTTAGGTACTGTATCAGTCACTTCGAATCTTGGGAGACGGTCTCTGCAGCCATTAAATCCTCTTAGTTCCCAAGGGAACACTGCACCGGGAGGGAGTTCTGATGCCTTCCTCAGCATGACTGTTTCTTTGTGGCCGATTATGCACAAGCTGTCTAGCCTGCATAAATTCAAGTCAGAAGTACTGAAAGCCACATGCAGCAATGACAATTCGAAGATGCTGGCATTGCAGTCCGAGCTCTACAAACAAGCAAAGGAAGTTGAGGATGCCCTCCTTGGATGGTATTTACAATGCGGGTTAGAAATGTTCGAGCCAGGACAGAAAAAAGCGCCAAAACCAAGCGTTTTTAGTAGTGCTCTCGCCTATCGCCATTCTGCGCTGGTGTTCCTCTATCGTACCTTTCTCGGTCACTCTCGCGGTCACCATCTAGTGCAACACCATGTCAGTAAGAGTCTTGAATACTGCATGGCTACCGTGACTAGCAACGGGCCACTGGGCACTCTTCTGTGGCCTTTATTTATAGCCGCAGTGGACGCAGAAAATGAAGAACAGAGAAAATTTGCTACCGACGCATTCTTGGAGATGGATCGGCGTCAAGGAATGCAGAATATCGCAAGGGCATGGTGTATCGTACAAGAAGTATGGCGACGAATGAATCCGAGGAATATGCAAACTGTGAATGAAAAGCTGGGTGTGGGCATACAAACAGAGAATGATTGGCGGACTGTGCGTGCCGAAATGGGCTTTGAACTTATTCTGGCATAG